A single window of Betta splendens chromosome 11, fBetSpl5.4, whole genome shotgun sequence DNA harbors:
- the LOC114865571 gene encoding sodium-dependent neutral amino acid transporter B(0)AT1-like yields MRLVLPNPGLEDRIPSHEDLERMEKEEAGDRPKWDNKAQYLLTCVGFCVGLGNVWRFPYLCQSHGGGAFMIPFLILLVLEGIPLLHLEFAIGQRLRKGSVGVWSAINPYLTGVGIAAMTVSFLVGMYYNTIIAWVMWYFFNSFQDPLPWSQCPLNANFTEPVSECKRSSPVDYFWYRETLNTSEAIDDAGGLQWWMVVCLAAAWSLLYVSCIRGIETTGKAVYITSTLPYVVLTIFLIRGLTLKGSVDGIKFLFTPDLDELKDPSTWLDAGAQVFYSFSLAFGGLIAFSSYNPIHNNCEQDAVIISIINGCTSIYAATVIYSIIGFRATEQYDACLNENIVMLLNAFDLAEGAITDSNYDEMLQNFNSTIAGSEVIQGLDLNTCNLRTFLSDGVEGTGLAFIVFTEAITKMPISPLWSVLFFIMLFCLGLSTMFGSIEGCVVPLQDLNIFPKKWPKEVLTGIVCFTSFLIALIFALRSGSYWLALFDGYAGSIPLLIIAFCEMVAVAYIYGMDRFNRDIEFMIGHKPNIFWQVTWRVVSPLIVLVIFLFYFVSKVSSKLTYIAWNPNSPNFPVMDTLPYPDWVYVIIFILAGVPSLLIPGCALYKLFQRCCCKKRIGKKELNTVSARIDMHDS; encoded by the exons ATGAGGCTGGTTCTTCCCAACCCTGGACTCGAGGACCGGATCCCCTCTCATGAGGATctggagaggatggagaaggaggaggctggagacagGCCCAAATGGGACAACAAAGCCCAGTACCTGCTCACCTGCGTGGGCTTCTGCGTGGGGCTCGGCAACGTCTGGAGGTTCCCCTACCTGTGTCAGAGCCACGGAGGAG GAGCCTTTATGATCCCCTTTCTTATCCTACTGGTGCTGGAGGGGATCCCACTGCTGCACCTGGAGTTCGCCATTGGCCAACGCCTCAGGAAGGGCAGTGTGGGAGTTTGGTCAGCGATTAACCCTTACCTGACTGGTGTTG GCATTGCAGCCATGACAGTGTCGTTCCTGGTGGGCATGTACTACAACACCATCATTGCCTGGGTGATGTGGTACTTCTTTAACTCATTCCAGGACCCGTTGCCGTGGAGCCAGTGTCCTCTGAACGCTAACTTCACAG AGCCCGTTTCAGAATGCAAGCGCAGCTCTCCAGTGGACTACTTCTGGTACAGGGAGACGCTGAACACCTCGGAGGCCATAGATGATGCTGGAGGTCTGCAGTGGTGGATGGTGGTGTGCTTGGCCGCCGCTTGGAGTTTGCTCTACGTGTCCTGCATCAGAGGGATCGAGACCACAGGCAAG GCCGTGTACATCACCTCCACGCTGCCCTACGTGGTCCTCACCATCTTCCTGATCAGAGGGCTCACTCTGAAGGGCTCCGTGGACGGGATCAAGTTCCTCTTCACGCCGGAC ctggatgagctgaAGGACCCGTCTACATGGTTGGATGCGGGAGCTCAAGTCTTCTACTCCTTCTCTCTGGCCTTTGGAGGCCTCATCGCCTTCTCCAGCTACAACCCTATTCA TAACAACTGTGAGCAAGATGCTGTTATCATCTCAATTATTAATGGCTGCACTTCTATCTACGCTGCCACCGTTATCTACTCCATCATTGGCTTCCGTGCAACAGAGCAGTACGACGCCTGCCTCAACGA GAACATCGTGATGCTGCTGAACGCTTTCGATCTAGCTGAGGGGGCCATCACAGACAGCAACTACGATGAGATGCTGCAGAATTTCAACAGTACGATagcggggtcagaggtcatccaAGGGCTGGACCTCAACACCTGCAACCTGAGGACCTTTCTCAGTGAT GGCGTGGAGGGAACAGGCCTGGCCTTCATCGTCTTCACCGAGGCCATTACAAAGATGCCTATCTCACCTCTGTGGTCCGTGCTCTTCTTCATCATGCTCTTCTGTCTTGGCCTCTCCACCATGTTTGGAAGCATTGAGGGATGCGTGGTTCCTTTGCAGGATCTCAACATCTTCCCTAAGAAGTGGCCCAAAGAGGTGCTGACAG GAATTGTCTGTTTCACTTCCTTCTTGATCGCGCTCATCTTTGCTCTGCGGTCCGGTAGTTACTGGTTGGCGCTGTTCGACGGATACGCGGGCTCCATCCCTCTGCTCATTATTGCCTTCTGTGAGATGGTTGCTGTAGCCTATATATACGGAATGGACAG GTTTAACAGGGATATTGAGTTCATGATTGGACACAAGCCAAACATCTTCTGGCAGGTCACATGGAGAGTGGTCAGCCCTTTGATTGTCTTGGTCatcttcctgttttactttgtcagTAAAGTCAGCAGTAAACTGACCTACATCGCCTGGAATCCAAACTCG CCCAACTTCCCAGTGATGGACACGCTGCCGTATCCCGACTGGGTCTATGTTATTATCTTCATTCTGGCAGGAGTTCCCAGTCTTCTCATCCCAGGATGCGCTTTGTACAAATTATTCCAAAGATGCTGCTGCAAGAAAAGAATCGGAAAGAAAGAGCTCAACACCGTCTCCGCCAGAATCGACATGCATGACTCTTAA